The DNA segment CCCGAGCTGCTCGCGTTCTACGAAGAGCGGGCGCGGGGGGGCGTCGGGGTCATCACGGTCGGCCTGTGCGACACGGGCTACACGGGAGGCTCGTTCGAGCCGAGCCTGGCGAACGCGCTCTCTCTCGCAGACGACGGCTGCGTGGCGCCGATGGCGGAGCTCGCGGGCCGCATTAGGGAGCACGGCGCCCTCGCCGGCGTCCAGCTCTCGACGCTCGCGGGGTACAACGACCCCAAGTGGCGCCCCGCGCAGGAGGAGATCGGGGCGCTCGCCGCGAGCTTCGGCGCGGCAACAGCGCGCGCGGCCACCGCGGGCTTCGACTTCGTCGAGATCATGCTGAGCGGCGGGAGCGCGCTCAGCCACTTCGTGTCGAGGGCCCACAACGGCTCGGGCCTTCCCGGATACTCGGGGAGCCTCGAGAGCCGGCTCAGGCTCCCCCTCGAGGCGATCGCGGCCGCCCGCGAGGCGGCGGGCTCGCTCGTCGTCGCGGTCCGCATGCACTGCCACGAGCTCATCGAGGGCGGCTACGGCGCGGAGGAGGCGGCGCGGATCGCGGTCGCGCTCGAGGGCGCCGGCGTGCGGGCGATCGATATCACGGGCGGCGGGCACCGCTCCTCGATTCCACAGATCACGCACCAGGTGCCGCCCCTCGCCTTCGTCCCGTTCGCGCGACGCGTCGCGGGCGCGGTGAGCGCGACGACGCTGTACGGCGGGCAGATCCGCGTCCCCGCCGACGCCGAGCGGGCGCTCGCCGCGGTGGGCTGCGACTTCGTCAACCTCGGCCGCGCCTTGATCGCCGATCCGATGTGGCCCGCGAAGGCGATGGCCGGCGAGGCGGGCGGGATCGTCCACTGCATGACCTGCGGACGATGCTTCGATGAGGTCGTCTCGCGCCGCGCGGTGATCTGCTCGGCGAGCCCGGGGCTCGTCGAGGCAAGTGCGCCCCGTGCTTTGGCCCGTCCGCGGCGCGTGAAGGCGCTCGTGGTCGGATCCGGGCCGGCGGGGATGCGCGCGGCGCTCGAGCTGCGCGATCGCGGGCACGAGGTCGCCCTGTTCGAGCGCGGCGCGGAGCTCGGCGGGAGGTGGCGCGCCGCAGCGCGCGTGAACGGCGGCGACGATCTCTCTCGCGCCCTCGCTTCGTACGTCTCCCGGGTCCTGCGCTCGGGGATCGCCGTTGAGACCGGAGTCGAGGCGACGCCGGAGTCGGTCCGGGCGTTCGGCGCCGACGCCGTCGTGCTGGCCACCGGCGCCGTGCCGCGGACGCCGTTCGCCGCGCAGCGCGAGGAGGGCTCTTCGCTGCTCCTCGCGGAGGAGGCGATCGCGCGGCCCTCCGCCGTGGGCCGGCGGGTGGCGATCCTGGGCGCCGGGGGCGTCGGGCTCACGGTCGCGATCCACCTCGCGTCCGAGGGAGCCCCCGACGACAGGGCGCTCGGGTTCCTTGCCAAGCACGGCTGCCGCGCGTGGCTCGACGAGGCGCTCACCCGCCCTTCCGGGCGCGAGGTCACCCTGATCAAGCGGCGGGGATACGCAGGCAAGGGGCTCGGCCGCAGCGTGCGCTGGACGCTGATGCGCGAGGTCGAGGAGCTCGGCGTGAAGCTCTTCGACCGCGCCCAGGGGATCGCCCCGTCCGCGCGCGGCGTCGCCTTCACGGACGAGAGGACCGGCGAGGCTGTGAGCCTCGAGGTCGACACCGTGATCGTCGCGGCCGGCTACGAGCCGATCGCGGATCTGAAGGAGCGGTTCCAATCAGCGGCGCCCCAGGTGTTCGTCATCGGCGACGCCCGCGAGGTCGGCGGCATCGGCGCCGCGATCGCCGACGCGCACAGGGCGGTGGAAGAGCTGCCGAGTTGAAGGTCGTTCACGGTATCTGGGGCGACAAGGTGTTCGTCGACATGGCGCAGACGACGCCGGGCAAGGTGAACGCCATCTAAAAGTCCGACCTGCCGGGCGGCGCGAAGTGACGATTGACATCCCGCTTCCCGGAGGCTATCGTTGAAAACGACCAGTCGAAGACTGGTCCAAACGGAGGAGCTTCATGGAGACGATCGGCGCCTACGAAGCGAAGACGCACTTCGCGCAACTCTTAGAACGAGTAGCGCGGGGCGAGCGGATCACCATCCTCAGGCACGGAGTGCCCGTCGCCGTCCTCACGCCGCCGGGCGGCGGGGTCGACGAGGTCGACGAGGTGGTCGAAGAGATCCGCGTTTTCAGGCGCGGAAAGAAACTCGGCGCACCGGGGCTCAGGGCGCTCATCGAGCAGGGCCGGCGGTAGATGCGCGGCGGCTTCGTGGTCGACAACTCGGTCGTGATGTCCTGGTGCTTCGAGGACGAGGCGTCGCCCTACGCCGACTCGGCGCTCG comes from the Pseudomonadota bacterium genome and includes:
- a CDS encoding FAD-dependent oxidoreductase, with protein sequence MSRSPLFEPARFGPLEARNRIAMPALHLGRAPGGRPSPELLAFYEERARGGVGVITVGLCDTGYTGGSFEPSLANALSLADDGCVAPMAELAGRIREHGALAGVQLSTLAGYNDPKWRPAQEEIGALAASFGAATARAATAGFDFVEIMLSGGSALSHFVSRAHNGSGLPGYSGSLESRLRLPLEAIAAAREAAGSLVVAVRMHCHELIEGGYGAEEAARIAVALEGAGVRAIDITGGGHRSSIPQITHQVPPLAFVPFARRVAGAVSATTLYGGQIRVPADAERALAAVGCDFVNLGRALIADPMWPAKAMAGEAGGIVHCMTCGRCFDEVVSRRAVICSASPGLVEASAPRALARPRRVKALVVGSGPAGMRAALELRDRGHEVALFERGAELGGRWRAAARVNGGDDLSRALASYVSRVLRSGIAVETGVEATPESVRAFGADAVVLATGAVPRTPFAAQREEGSSLLLAEEAIARPSAVGRRVAILGAGGVGLTVAIHLASEGAPDDRALGFLAKHGCRAWLDEALTRPSGREVTLIKRRGYAGKGLGRSVRWTLMREVEELGVKLFDRAQGIAPSARGVAFTDERTGEAVSLEVDTVIVAAGYEPIADLKERFQSAAPQVFVIGDAREVGGIGAAIADAHRAVEELPS
- a CDS encoding type II toxin-antitoxin system prevent-host-death family antitoxin, encoding METIGAYEAKTHFAQLLERVARGERITILRHGVPVAVLTPPGGGVDEVDEVVEEIRVFRRGKKLGAPGLRALIEQGRR